The following coding sequences lie in one Rutidosis leptorrhynchoides isolate AG116_Rl617_1_P2 chromosome 6, CSIRO_AGI_Rlap_v1, whole genome shotgun sequence genomic window:
- the LOC139855840 gene encoding dehydration-responsive element-binding protein 1E-like — MDSPSPSSDPNSYDSVRTRPKQIPHSNDGVTLASTKPKKRAGRTKFKETRHPVYRGVRMRNKNKWVCEVREPNKKTRIWLGTYPTAEMAARAHDVAALALRGNLACLNFADSVSRLPVPVSNDPKDICKAAAQAAEAFRPTNMGVDDGDIVGDASDDKGSDEMSEDEGSIAEVDMNRYVDEEAIFYMPRLIADMAEGMLIPPPRCLVGWSSDDMDSQYADVSLWNFSE; from the coding sequence ATGGATAGTCCGAGCCCATCCTCTGACCCGAATTCATATGATTCAGTTCGTACCCGACCCAAGCAGATTCCCCATTCTAACGATGGAGTTACACTAGCATCAACAAAACCGAAAAAAAGAGCGGGTCGAACAAAGTTTAAAGAGACCCGACACCCGGTTTATAGAGGGGTCCGAATGAGGAACAAAAATAAATGGGTCTGTGAAGTACGAGAGCCAAATAAAAAGACCCGAATATGGCTTGGAACATACCCGACTGCTGAGATGGCAGCTAGAGCTCATGACGTGGCAGCATTGGCATTACGTGGTAATCTCGCTTGTTTAAATTTTGCTGACTCAGTATCCCGGTTACCCGTGCCAGTCTCGAACGATCCCAAGGACATCTGCAAGGCTGCCGCCCAGGCGGCCGAGGCATTTCGGCCGACAAATATGGGGGTGGACGATGGTGACATTGTCGGGGATGCGAGTGATGACAAGGGTTCTGATGAGATGTCAGAAGATGAAGGCTCGATTGCTGAGGTGGATATGAATAGGTATGTTGATGAAGAGGCAATTTTTTATATGCCCAGGTTAATTGCTGACATGGCAGAAGGGATGTTAATTCCGCCACCTCGATGTTTAGTTGGATGGAGTTCTGATGACATGGATAGTCAATATGCTGACGTGTCGCTATGGAATTTTTCAGAATGA